GAATTCTCCCTCGACCGTCACCTCACCCTTGTCGTTCACCTCGGCCACAAGGCCCTCCTTCTGCTTCAACCGGCGGAGCAGCACGCTGGTCCGCCGGTCAACAAATCTTTGCGTCAATGCGCCGTGCAGCGCGTCGGACAGGCGGTCTTCTACAGCGCGGGTAAGCTCACGCCAATGTGATTCATCACTCACCCAGCCGGAGCGCTGCGCGACAAACGTCCAGGTGCGGATATACGCCAGTCGTTTCGACAGTGTGTCAATGTCGCCATCTGTCCGGTCGATCCGCCTGATCTGACCGGCCAGCCAGTCGTCGGGCACCCGCCCGCCGCCCTGCAGAAACCCGAAGATGCTTTCCAGCATTCCGGTATGCTCTGCCGTTGAAATCCCGCGAAAATCCGGTATCCGGCAGACATCCCACAGCAGTTTCACATCGCGACCGTCACGCACGCGATCCCGGATTTCGGGCAATGCCGACAGGGTCTTCAGCGCATGCAGGTCGTCGACTTCCCGCGCACGGGAAAGCCAGTCATTGCTGGTCCGCGTCTCAAGCGCGGCAATCAGCCGCTCCGGGCTGCCGAAGTCCAGACGCGAACTGCGCCATTGCAGCTTGCGCACCGGATCGAACCGGTTCTCGACGATGGCCTCGACAACCTCCTCGTCCAGCGGGCGCGCCTCTCCGGTCACGCCGAAGGTGCCGCTCTGGGTGTGCCGCCCGGCGCGGCCCGCGATCTGCGCCAGTTCGTTCGGCCAGAGCGGGCGCATCCGCCGCCCGTCGAACTTGGCTAGCGCCGAGAACGCGACATGCTTGATGTCGAGGTTCAGCCCCATCCCGATGGCATCGGTCGCCACCAGGTAATCCACGTCGCCATTCTGATAGAGCGCGACCTGCGCGTTCCGTGTCCGCGGGCTGAGCGCCCCCATCACCACGGCGCAGCCGCCCTTTTGCCGACGGATCAGCTCCGCGATGGCATAGACGTTTTCAACCGAGAAGCCGACGATGGCCGCCCGGGGTGGCATCCGGCTGATCTTTTTCGACCCGGAATAGGACAGGTCGGAAAACCGCTCCCGCCGCATGAACTGCGCCCGCGGCACCAGCGCGGCAATCGCCCCGCGCATCGTCTCGGCCCCGAGAAACAGCGTCTCGTGCTGGCCGCGGGCGTTCAGCAGCCGGTCGGTGAAGACATGGCCACGCTCGGGGTCGGCGCAAAGCTGGATTTCATCGACGGCCAGGAAATCGGCGCCGGTGCCGGTCGGCATCGCCTCCACCGTGCAGACCCAGTATTGCGCCCGGTCGGGCACGATCCGCTCTTCCCCGGTGACCAGCGCCACGCAGGACGGGCCGCGCAGCGCGACGATCCGGTCATAGACCTCGCGCGCCAGCAGGCGCAGCGGCAGGCCGATAACCCCCGTCCGGTGGGCCAGCATCCGCTCGATCGCATAGTGGGTCTTACCGGTGTTCGTGGGCCCGAGGACCGCCGTGACCCTCGACTGCTCCGCCATGGCTTGCCTCTTTGGCCGCGTGTCTTACAGCGTCTGGCCCGAGGTGAGGCGTTCCAGCCGCGTCACGGCGTCTTCTAGGTCAGGATCATGGGGATGTATAGCGCGCGCAGCCTCGAACGCGCGCAGCGCGTCATCGTAGCGCCCCACTTCCTCAAGGATTGCACCAAGGCCGGACAGCGCCCCGAAATGCGACGGGTTCAGCGCCAGCGTGCGCTCCAGATCGGCCATCGCGGGGCCATAGCGCCCGGATCTGAAGAACGCGAGAGCACGGACATTGAACCCCTCGGCGAAATCGGGGGCATGGTCGGTCAGCGCCGTCAGATGCGCGATTGCGGTGTCGAAATCGCTTTCCTCCACCGCGTCGCGCCCCCGCTTCAGCAACAGATCGGCAGACGGAGAGCCGGACCTGGACCATTCCGACCAGATCGCGTTTTCGACATTCTTCCAGTTCGGCAGATCGGGGCGCTGCAATTCCTGCAACAACTCGGCCGCGCGGTCGTCCGCGGCCAGCGCAGGGCCCGACCACATCAGGCAAATTCCCGCAAGCCCAGCATTGAGAAGTGATCGGAATGTACCCATAACAAGGATCAGCATAGCACCGGCTGCGCAAAAGGCGACAGCCCCGCAATCACAATTCGGAGGACGAGGCATGAGCGAAACCATCGACAAGGTTGTCGAGATCATGGGCGGGAAAGTCGGCCCCGGCTTCGACGGCATCGCGAAATTCGTGATCGAGGACGAAGGCGCGGTGATCGTGGATTGCGACGGGGTCCGCGCCGGCGATGACGAGGCCGATGTGACACTGACCGCCACGCTCGACACCTTCCGCGACATGCTGGAGGGGGATTTGAACCCGACCGCCGCCTTCATGACCGGCAAGCTGAAGGTCGACGGCGACATGGGCAAGGCGATGGCACTGGCACAGGTCTTCACCTGACGCGATGAAGGCGGCCCCGCTTTACCACGACATCAGCGAAGGCCCCGACGACGGCGCCGCCTTCTGGATCACCACGGGCGACGATGTCCGCCTGCGGATCGCGGTCTGGGGCATGGGCGCTGCCAACGGTACCGTGCTGCTGTTCCCCGGCCGCACGGAATACGCCGAGAAATACGGCCGCGCGGCGCACCAGTTCCGGGATCGCGGCTTTGCCACCGTGGTCGTGGACTGGCGCGGGCAGGGTCTGGCGGACCGCCTGCACAGGGACCCGACGCTTGGCCATGTGGACCGCTTTACCGCCTATCAACGCGACGTCGCGGCGGTTGTGGCCGCGGCGGGGCGGCTGGGACTGCCGACGCCGCTTTACCTTGTGGCGCATTCCATGGGTGGGGCCATTGGTCTGCGGGCCTTGCATGAAGGGTTGGGCGTCAGCGCGGCGGTCTTCTCTGCCCCGATGTGGGGCATCGCGATCCCGCGCCTGATGCGGCCCGCGGCCTGGACGATCAGCGCGATCAGCCGCCCCTTGGGCCTTGGAACCCGCTTTACCCCCGGCACCGGGGGCAACACCTATCTGGTCGCCAACAATTTCGACGAAAACGACCTGACCGGCGATCCGGAGATGTTCGGATATATGCGCAATCAGGTCATCGCCCGGCCGGAACTGACGATCAGCGGGCCAAGCCTTGCATGGCTGCACGAGGCGCTGACCGAAATCCGCACCCTCACCCGGCGCAGACCGCCCGCATTGCCGACCCTGACCTATCTTGGGACGGATGAGCGGATCGTCTGCCCCAACGCGATCCACGGGCATATGCAGGACTGGCGGCACGGCGCGCTGCAGGTGATCGAGGGCGCCCGGCACGAGGTCCTGATGGAAGGCCCCGAGATCCGCGCCCGGGTCTTCGACGAGATCGCGGAACATTTCGCCCGACATCGGGAAACGCCCGAGAAAATAAGACTCCACGGTTGATGGGCATCCGAACGACATGGGGTCGTGCGGATAAACCGGAAGAACGGGCGCCTGCCCCAACGCGGGCCTATCCTTCGAATACACCACGGCAAAGATCGCTGGATCCGATGTAGGCTTGCGGTCTTGCCCCAGAGCATTTGCAGGCGAAAATGGCGGCACGCCTCCCTGAAGCTCGGCACAAACATTGGAGCAAATCTATATAAATGCTAAGTATCACCCATTCAGAAACACCGGGATGGATACCAGCGGCATGAAAATGCTCTTGAATGGAAGCGCGATTGCGGCGGTTGTGACACTTGCGGGTGCTGCCCATGCGGCCACCTATTCGGTCGATCACGACGGGCCCACCATCGATATTTTCGGCACCATCGAATTCACCGGAACGGGAACGTACACGCTTGACGCATTCGGCGCTGCGCTTGGCGGATATTCGTTCACCGCATCGAACAACGGCACCCTTGCCTATCTGTTCACCGACGCAAATAGCAGCATGGGCGGTGGCATCGGCTCCGAAATCACGGTCGAAGTCACGGCAAGCCAGATTCTCCTATGGACGACGAACACCGCACGTTACGAGCTTGATGGTTTTTTCGTGATGGCCGACGTGATAACCGACGGGTCGAGAGAGAACCTCCGCCTGTCGACGACCGAACTGGGGTATCGCACGCCCGACCGCGATACGATCGTCTTCGAAGCCGCAACCGTGCCTTTTGTCCTGGCCGAAATCGACACGCCCACGGTTCCCATTCCGGCAAGCTTGCCTATCCTCGCGTTCGGCCTGGGAATGCTGACAGTTGCAGGACGCCGCACAGCCTGAGGCCCGGCCCGGAAGCCAGCCTTCGGGTCTTCGGTGACATCGCGGACCATGTCGCCCGACACCGGAAAGCGCCCGCGTCGGACTGAACCGCCGGCGCGGACGCGGCCTAGCCCTGCGCCACCAGCCGATCCCGCGGCGGATGCCCGTTGAGCGTGTCGATCAGGTTCTGCGCGGCCATCATGCCCATCTGCCGGAAGGCCCGCGGGCTGAGCGCTGCGGCATGGGGCGAGAAAAGTGCGTTTTCCAGCCCGAAAAGCGGATGATCGGACGGGGGCGGCTCCGCCTCGAACACATCGAGGCCAATGCCGCCCAGCCGGGATGCCGCTTGGGTCAACGCGTTCTCATCCACCACGCCGCCCCGCCCGGTGTTCAGCACGATCGCCCCCGCTGGCAACAGCGCCAGTTCCGCCGCCCCGATCAGCCCCCGCGTCTCGGGCGTCAGCGGCAGATGCAGGCTCAGCACATCCGCCCGGGGCAAGGCCGCCCGCAGGTCCCGCACGACCTCAAATCCGATCTCCTCGGCCGTATGCCGACGGTGCCAGACGGTCACATTCATCCCGAACGCCTTGGCCAACTGCGCCACCCGGCGGCCAATGGCCCCGAAGCCCGCGATCAGCAACCGCCGCCCCTCCAGATCCTGCGGCACCAGGGCCCCGGCGCCTGCAAACCCGGTCCGCGCCGACCGGTCCATCGCCACGACGCGGCGCGACAGCGCCAGCATCATCATCAACGTATGCTCGGCCACCGCCCCGGCATTGGCGCCTGGCGTGTTCGTCACGACGATCCCGCGGGCCAGAGCCTCTGCTACCGGAATGTTGTCCACCCCGACCCCGTGCTTGGAGATCGTCTTGAGACCCGGCGCGGCGTCCAGCCACGCAACATCAAGCCGCGCGGTCCGCACCAGCCACGCCCGCGCCGCCATCAGGCCCGGCAATGGGTCCGCCATTTCCCAGCCCTTGCCGACATTCAGCCCCGCACCCTGCAACAGCGCCAGCGCGTCGTCATGGATCGGCTCTGTCAGATGCACATCGGTCATGGCGTGATCATGGGCATGGGGCAGGCCCGTTTGCAATGGCTGCCGCCGCAGGCCGGCCTATACTTCCCCGCATGGGCGTGCTGACCTTCACAGACCGGGGCATCTATTGCCCGGCGGGCGATTTCCATATCGACCCTTGGGCGCCGGTGGACCGGGCGCTGATTACCCACGGCCATGCCGACCATGCCCGCCCCGGTCATCGTGCCTATCTGGCCACAGCGGCGGCCGCCCCGGTGATGCGGCATCGGCTGGGCGATATATCGCTGGACACCGTCGCCTTTGGCGAAGCCCGGCAGATCGGCGATACGACGGTCTCGTTCCACCCCGCCGGCCATGTGCCCGGCTCTGCCCAGATCCGCGTGGAACATAGGGGCAAGGTCTGGGTGGTTTCCGGCGACTACAAGCTGACAGAGGACGGGCTGTCAGAGCCGTTCGAGCCTGTCGCCTGCCACGCCTTCATCAGCGAATGCACCTTTGGCCTGCCGATCTTCAAATGGGCCCCGCAGGGCGCGGTGATGGCCGAAATCAACGACTGGTGGGCCGGCAATGCGCACGCGGGCCGCTTTACCCTTCTGGGCGCCTATGCCCTTGGCAAGGCGCAGCGACTTCTGGCGGGCGTCGATGCCAGGATAGGCCCGATCCTGACCCATGGCGCGGTAGAGGCGACCTGCGCGGTGATGCGCGCACAGGGCATCGCGCTGCCCCCGACCGTTCCGGTCACGCCCGACACCGACCTACAGGCGCATCCCGGCGCGCTGGTCCTTGTCCCGCCTTCTGCCCTTGGCGCACCGTGGGCGCGGCGGTTCCGCCCGGCCGCGACCGGCGTGGCCTCGGGCTGGATGGCGCTCCGCGGGGTGCGGCGGCGGCGTGCGGTCGACCGGGGGTTCATCCTCTCCGACCACGCGGACTGGCCCGACCTGAATACCGCGATCCGGGAAACCGGGGCGGAGAAGGTCTTTGTCACCCATGGCTACACCGCCCCGTTCCGGCACTGGCTGGCCGAACAGGGATACGACGCGCACATCGTCGAGACGGCCTTTCAAGGCGAGAACCTAGAGACAGCCGAGGACGCGCCATGAAACGGTTCGCGGCCCTCTTCTCCGCACTCGACGGCACCACGAAAACCAACCCCAAGGTCGAGGCGCTGGCCGCCTATTTCGCCGAAGCGCCGGAGGACGACCGGTTGTGGACCGTCGCACTTCTGTCCGGCCGCCGCCCGAAACGCGCCGTCACCACCACCCGGCTGCGCGAATGGGCGGCGGAGCGGGCGGGCATACCCCTTTGGCTGTTCGAAGAATGCTATCCCGTGGTCGGCGACCTGGCAGAGACCATCGCGCTCTTGCTGCCGCCCGCCGCGGGGCAAAGCACCGCGCGGCTGTCGGACTGGATGCAGGCCATCCGCGATCTGGCCACGGTCGAGGAACCCGCGCGCAAGGCCCGTATCCTTGAGGCATGGGACAGCCTGAACGGCACGGAGAGGTTCCTGTTCAACAAGCTGATCACCGGCGGCTTTCGCGTGGGCGTCAGCCAGAAGCTGATGACCCGCGCGCTGGCCCGCGCGACCGGGATCGAAGAGACCGAACTCGCCCATCGCCTGATGGGCGACTGGACACCGGCCACGACCACATGGGGCCAGTTGATCGAGGCGCCCGACCCCGACGCCCGCAAGGCGACGCCCTATCCCTTCTACCTCGCCTATCAGCTTGAGGACGCGCCAGAGGCCCTTGGCCCGCCCTCCGACTGGTTCGCCGAATACAAGTGGGACGGCATCCGGGGGCAACTGGTGGTGCGGGGCGGCGCGCATTTCGTCTGGTCCCGCGGCGAGGAACTGATGACCGACCGCTTCCCCGACCTTGCGCCCGCCCGCGATTTCCTGCCCGAGGGCACGGTGCTGGATGGCGAGATCCTCGCCTGGGCCGACGACCGCCCCCTGCCCTTCGCCGCCCTGCAAAAGCGGATCACCCGCAAGACCGTGCCGAAGAAACTGCTGGCCGAGGCGCCTGTGGTATTCCGCGCCTATGACCTGCTGGAGGCCGACGGGCAGGACATCCGGCAAACGCCGCTGGCCGACAGGCGCGCGCGGATGGAGGCGATCCTTGGCGACGTGCCCGCCACCGCCCCCCTGTCCCCGTCGCCGCTGTTGCCCTTCGATGACTGGGCGCAGTTGGTGGCGTTACGCGGCGGCGCGCGAAAGATCGGGGCCGAGGGTGTCATGCTGAAACGCAAGGCCGCGCCCTATCTTTCAGGTCGGAAGAAAGGCGACTGGTGGAAATGGAAGCTCGCCCCCCTGACGGTGGACGCGGTGATGATCTATGCGCAGGCGGGGCACGGGCGGCGCGCGACGCTGTATACCGATTTCACCTTCGCGGTGTGGGACGGTGACGAACTGGTGCCCTTCACCAAGGCCTATTCCGGCCTGACCGATGCGGAGTTTCGCGAAATCACCGCCTGGGTGCGCAAAAACACGCTGCAACGCTTCGGCCCGGTGCGGCAGGTCAAACCGGAGCATGTGTTCGAGATCGCGTTTGAAGGCATCCAGGAAAGCCCCCGGCACAAATCCGGCATCGCGCTGCGGTTTCCCCGGATGGCCCGCTGGCGCCGCGACAAGCCGGTGGCAGAGGCGAACACGCTTGAGGATTTGAAGGCGCTGCTGGGGTGACCTCCCCCTGCGCCAAGGCGATGCCCGCGCCGGATTCTTGGGTCGGCCGCCCGGATACTCTATGCCCGCGCCCACCGGTGCATCACATCGCCACCGATGATCCGGGTCTCACACAACTGAAACCGCGGCGCCTCGGCCAAACGGTCGACGCCCATCGCGCCCAGCGACGGCCGCCCCTCTGCGCCCAAGGCCAGCCCGGCGGTGAAGCCGACCAGCTCGTCCACCAGCCCCGCCGACAGGAAGGACGCCGCCAAACTGCCGCCGCCTTCGCAGAAGACCCGGGTCAGGCCCGCCGCGCCAAGGGCCGACAGGATCGCGGCGGGATCAAGCTGCCCACCCGGCCCCACCGCAACCTCGATCAGCCGCGCCCCAAGGGCCTGCCACGCCGCGGCGATGTCGGGCGCCACCCCCGGACCGTGGCAGAGCCAGACCGGAACATCGCGCGCCGTGCGCCCCAACTGCCCGTCAAGCGGCAGATCCAGCCTGCGGGAACAGACCACCCGCACCGGCTGATGGGCCACACCCAACCCGCGCACGGTCAATGACGGGTCGTCATCGCGCGCGGTCCCGCCGCCGACCAGAACCGCATCATGGCGCGCGCGCAAGGCATGCACCATCCGCCGGGCCGCGGGGCCGGTGATCCATTGGCTTTCGCCGGTCGCAGTCGCGATCCGTCCATCGAAGGAACTGGCGAGCTTCAGCGTCAGCGTCGGCCGCCCCTCCATCCGGGCCAGCAGGAACCCGCGATGGTCGCGCCGGGCAACATCGGCCAGCACACCCGTCACGACCTCCACCCCGGCCGCGCGCAGCATCGCGTGCCCGCCGCCCGCAACCCGGGGGTCCGGGTCTTCAATCGCGGTCACAACGCGGGCGACCCGGGCCGCGATCAGCGCCTCGGCGCAGGGCGGGGTCTTGCCGTGATGGGCGCATGGTTCCAGGCTGACATAGGCGGTGGCCCCTTGTGCGGCCGCGCCCGCCTGCGCCAGGGCCTGCGGTTCGGCATGAGGCCGCCCCCCGGGCGCCGTCCAGCCCCGGCCGACCACCCGGCCATCCTTCACGATGACACAGCCCACGGCGGGGTTCGGCCAGACACGGCCCTGCCCCCGCGCGCCCAGCGACAAGGCCAGCGCCATGAAGCGCGCGTCGGTGTCGGGGCTCACTCCTCGCCCGGGGCGTTGGGGCGCAGTTCGCTGACGAACTTGTCGAAATCGCCCGCTTCCTGGAAGTTCTTGTAGACGCTGGCAAAGCGCACATAGGCGACGGTGTCGATCCGGGCCAAGGCCTCCATCACGATCTCACCGATGGTTTTCGACGGAATGTCGGTCTCGCCCATGCTTTCCAGCCGCCGCACGATGCCAGAGACCATCTGGTCCACCCGTTCCGGCTCTACCGGGCGTTTCTGCAACGCGATGCGGATGGAGCGTTCCAGCTTGTCGCGGTCGAAATCCTCGCGCCGGCCGTTCGACTTGATGACGACAAGGTCGCGCAACTGCACCCGTTCATAGGTGGTGAAGCGCCCGCCACAGGCCGGGCAGAACCGGCGCCGCCGGATCGCCACGTGATCCTCCGCAGGCCGGGAATCCTTCACCTGCGTGTCGATATTCCCACAAAACGGGCAGCGCATGGGCCTGACCTCGGTGCTGAAATAGACTTTTCCACAGCGACTATAGGGGCCCCTCCAGAATTTGGGTAGAGGCCATTTTGCGTTCTATATGTTGGGCTCAGTCCTGATGCAGATGGGCCGCAATCTCTCGCCGATGGGGCGCTATCCGGTGCTCGTACAGGTAAATCCCCTGCCATGTGCCCAGAACCGGGCGCCCCGCCTGCACCGGGATCGACAGCGACACCGGCAAGAGGGCTGCCTTGATATGGGCGGGCATGTCGTCGGGCCCTTCGGCCGTGTGGCGCAGATAGGCCATCGACGGATCGGTGGTCGGTGGGATCAGGCGGGACAGGAATGCCTCCATATCCGTGCGCACATCCGGATCGGCGTTTTCCTGGATCAGCAGAGAGCAGGAGGTATGGCGCACGAACAACGTCAACAGGCCGTCGCCATGACCCCGGGGCCAGTCCCGCACCTCGCCCGTGAATTCATAGAGTCCGGGGCCGCGGGTCTTGACGGAAAAGGTTGTCTGCATTGGGGTCACCTCCCACGAAAAGGGGCGCCGACCGCGCCCCTGTCCGATACCAGTCTCACGTCAGCCCGTCAGGCGGGCACCAGATCCTCGGCCACCCATTCGTGACCGGACTTGCCGTGGTAGAAGCCGTTGACGAAGGGCGCGTCGATGCCAAGTTCGCGCAAGCGCGCAGCCCCTTCCCCGGCCCCGATACGGCCTTGCAGCACATCGTCGTAGAGCCGCGTCACGGCGATCATGTCGCAGCTATGGGGCATCACGCGGAAATGGGTCACGCCGATCCGCTTCATGTCGTCCATGTCGGCCATCATGTCGAGATAGCCGTAGCTGAGCGTCTGGATCCCGTTGATGGCGAGGAACGGCTTGTCGTCCATCGTCTTCAGCACCATGCCGTCCGGGTCCTCGCCGCAGACGAACTGACAGTTGTCCTTGGTGCGGGCATGGGCCCGGGCATGATAACAGCGCGCCGACAGCGCCAGAGAGGCGCGGCCGAAGACCTGAAGCTCAAGCCCCACGCCCAGTTCCTGTGCCTTGGCGCCGAGTTTCTCGACGGCCGAGCGCGGCAGTTCCGGCAACAGCGCGAAATGCGTCGCCCCCTGCGCGGCCAGATAGGCCATCGTGTCCTCGTTATAGACGTTCAGCAGCGCGCCGATGCGGTGCGGCTTGTCCTTCAGATGCAACAACGCGGCGGTGTTGTTCACCTCCAGGTCGCGGCCTTCCTGCTGCGACCACTCCATCAGGATGTTGCGCTCGCGCTTGATCACGACCTCGGAGAAGGAGGCATAGACAACCGTCTTGCCCGCCTTCGTCAGGCGCTCGGCCACCTGATCCATGTGCTTGTCGTCGAAGAAGGGCGTCCGCTTGGAACAGATCACCTCGCCCAGATAGACGGTGCTGACCGGGCTTTCATCGGCGATGCGGTTGTAGAAGTCGATCTTCTGTTCGGCAGGCCAATGGAAGAGGTTCGGCCCCAGTGTAAGTTCGACAGCCATCGTTACCTCCACTTCTTGGTCTTCAGCGCACCCTCGGTGTGCTTCTGACCCTCGGTCAGCGCGACGAGGTCGGCCAGTTTCGGCTCTTGCCCCGCCATGATCGAGTCGACGGCCTCGCGGAAGGCGGCGACCACCTTCTTGACATAGGCCCGGCTCCGCTGCCGCCCCTCGATCTTGAAGGCGTGCACTCCCGCATTGATCAGTTCCGGCAGCATGGTGGAGGCGTTCAGGCTGATCGGTTCCTCGAATGCGTAATAGCCGTCATCCCGGCAATCGGCCTTGTAGCGGCCCTTGCAGATGGTCGGATAGCCCGCGGTTTCATCGGGCTTGAACCGGTCGATCATGTAGTCGCCAAGGATCGTCGACAGGCTGCCATCGGCGCCGCGTTCGTATTTCACGCAAGCGGCCGGAGAGCACGCCCCGTCCATGTTGGTCGACTGACCGGTGACATAGTTGGTCAGCGAGCAGCGCCCCTCGACCATCAGCCCGTGGTTACCGAAGATGAAGGTCTCCACCTCGCAGGGGATTTCCTCGACCAGCCCCTTGATCTCGGAAATCGTCATGATGCGGGGCAGGACTACCCGCTTCACGCCGAATTCGCGCACGTAATAGGTGATCGCCTCGGGCGAGGAGGCCGCCGCCTGCACCGACAGGTGGATGCGCATGTCGGGGTGGTTTTTCTGGATGTAGTCGGCCACCGCGATATCGGCGACGATGCAGGCATCCGCGCCAAGGCGGGCCGACAGGTCCACCGCCTCTTTCCACAGGTCGACATTCCCGGCGGGCGGGAAGGTGTTCAGCGTGATCAGCACCTTGGTGCCGCCGTCATGGGCGTACTGGATGGATTTCTCCATCTCTTCGGGGGTGAAGTTCAGCCCCGTGAAGTTCCGCGCATTGGTAGCGTTCTGATAGCCGCAATAGACGGCATCGGCGCCCGCGTCCACGGCGCTGCGAAGCGCCGCAGGGGTACCGGCCGGGCAGATCAGTTCGGGCTTGATCATGACGTGGCCTCTTTTCGTTTCTTGGAGTTCTCGGCGGCACGGCGCAGCACGTTCAGTGCAGCCCGCCCCGGCGGACCGAACATGTCGGCCACGCTTTCGGCGATCGGGTCTTCCACGTCGTCCAGCGCGTTACGCAGGCACACGATGGCCTCGGTATCCCCGGTCACGATCAGGTCGCGCGAGAAGAACAGCGCATCGCCGTCCTGTTCGGTGTCCATCAGCGTCAGCAGGTCGAGGAACTTGCCCGAGATGCGCGCCGCATGGGGCGGCGGGTTGCGGCGATTGACGGCGCGGAAATCCAGCGCGTCCGGATCGGGCCGCAGATACAGCATCAGCGGGATGTCCACCGGATCGATCAGGAAATAGGCGTGCCGATGCGGCCCCAACCGGTCGAACATGTCCGGGTTGTCGGCGGCGATCTTGTGCACGACGCGCTTCAGGATCGGGTTGAGAAGAAACAGCGGCAGCGGCGGCGCGAAGGGAAAGCCCCCCCGCCCGCCCGGAACGCTTTGCTTTTGCGGTTCGGTTATCATGTCAGGTCGATACCCGGCTTGGGACAAATCCGACTTGACCTACGTCAAACCGCCGCGGCTGTCGGCAGCACGAATTGTCACAGCGGGGACAGTGGCGCGGGACCGCCCCGCCACGCGAAAAGTTTCGCATGCGAAATCAAGGATTTGTTAAGGTCTCACATGGGCGTGAGGGGCGCGGGCTCAGCCGTCCCACGGCCATTGGAAGACCGGGCGGCAAGAGATGCGCCCATGGGCCATGCTGAAATTGCTGCCGACCCTGTCCACCTGCATCGACAGGTCATCGCCCCGCGGGGTCTGGGCGGCCTCTTGCAGGTCGGCATCCGGCTGGATGGTGAAGACAACGCTGGTTCGCCGCGGGTCCGCATCGCTGCGCCCGCGTGGTTTGACCACGTAAAGGCGCCGGTTGGGAAGCGCGCGCAGTTGGCGCTCCGCATACTCCGCTGCCGCGCACCAGAAATCGCCGGGCCCGTCGCCGGGGCCGGCAAAGACCTCGAACTGGCCGGGGATGGTGGCGTCGGGGACGACAAGGTTGCCGCGGGTGGGGGTATGGATCGCGCGGGGAGCGTCGGATTTCGGCGCCGGAACACAGGCGGTGAGGAGGAGCGCGGCGGCAAGCAGGGCGGCGGGATGGCGCATGGGACGGGCTTTCGGTTCAGACGTCCCCAAGGCTACGACGGATCGGCGCCCGGCAACAGACCATCACGCCGCGGGAACGTACACTTTGGCGAGACCGTTGGGGGTTATGCCGGCGTTTGGCCCGTGGGGGAGCGGGACAGGCGTTGGCCAATGCAGAGCATCGGGCACATCCCATTCTAGCCGTCATCCGCTCATATTCGCGAACGGTAAGCGGCCGTATTCAGAAACGAAACCTTTCAGCAAACACCTTTTGAGTGCATGAGGATCATCACTTGTCGTCCTGCAAAAGACCGGCAAGGATCGGGCGTTGGCAATCTGCCACATCATGCGCCCACCCCAATGCGCGGCTCGCTTACCGCAACCAAATCGCGCGAACGCTACAAGCCGGGTCCGTAGGTTAGATTTCTGTCCAGTCCCACCAGCTTTTCCAAAGTAGAGCACGGATGCGCCGGAGACCCAGTTCTCGTGCAACTCGGACACCGACACATTAGGGTTCTGTCCTTTGAAAAAGCCGCCCGTACCAATGCCCAAGAACTCCGGCTTCTCAGAAGGATCGAAACCTACCGCATAGACACCCTGCGCATCCGGCACACGGCTTGGATTTAGAAGGATATCTTCAAAAGACCCTGCCGCCGTAAATCCAGCAAG
The genomic region above belongs to Rhodovulum sp. P5 and contains:
- a CDS encoding ligase-associated DNA damage response exonuclease; this encodes MGVLTFTDRGIYCPAGDFHIDPWAPVDRALITHGHADHARPGHRAYLATAAAAPVMRHRLGDISLDTVAFGEARQIGDTTVSFHPAGHVPGSAQIRVEHRGKVWVVSGDYKLTEDGLSEPFEPVACHAFISECTFGLPIFKWAPQGAVMAEINDWWAGNAHAGRFTLLGAYALGKAQRLLAGVDARIGPILTHGAVEATCAVMRAQGIALPPTVPVTPDTDLQAHPGALVLVPPSALGAPWARRFRPAATGVASGWMALRGVRRRRAVDRGFILSDHADWPDLNTAIRETGAEKVFVTHGYTAPFRHWLAEQGYDAHIVETAFQGENLETAEDAP
- a CDS encoding ATP-dependent DNA ligase; this encodes MKRFAALFSALDGTTKTNPKVEALAAYFAEAPEDDRLWTVALLSGRRPKRAVTTTRLREWAAERAGIPLWLFEECYPVVGDLAETIALLLPPAAGQSTARLSDWMQAIRDLATVEEPARKARILEAWDSLNGTERFLFNKLITGGFRVGVSQKLMTRALARATGIEETELAHRLMGDWTPATTTWGQLIEAPDPDARKATPYPFYLAYQLEDAPEALGPPSDWFAEYKWDGIRGQLVVRGGAHFVWSRGEELMTDRFPDLAPARDFLPEGTVLDGEILAWADDRPLPFAALQKRITRKTVPKKLLAEAPVVFRAYDLLEADGQDIRQTPLADRRARMEAILGDVPATAPLSPSPLLPFDDWAQLVALRGGARKIGAEGVMLKRKAAPYLSGRKKGDWWKWKLAPLTVDAVMIYAQAGHGRRATLYTDFTFAVWDGDELVPFTKAYSGLTDAEFREITAWVRKNTLQRFGPVRQVKPEHVFEIAFEGIQESPRHKSGIALRFPRMARWRRDKPVAEANTLEDLKALLG
- the ribD gene encoding bifunctional diaminohydroxyphosphoribosylaminopyrimidine deaminase/5-amino-6-(5-phosphoribosylamino)uracil reductase RibD — encoded protein: MSPDTDARFMALALSLGARGQGRVWPNPAVGCVIVKDGRVVGRGWTAPGGRPHAEPQALAQAGAAAQGATAYVSLEPCAHHGKTPPCAEALIAARVARVVTAIEDPDPRVAGGGHAMLRAAGVEVVTGVLADVARRDHRGFLLARMEGRPTLTLKLASSFDGRIATATGESQWITGPAARRMVHALRARHDAVLVGGGTARDDDPSLTVRGLGVAHQPVRVVCSRRLDLPLDGQLGRTARDVPVWLCHGPGVAPDIAAAWQALGARLIEVAVGPGGQLDPAAILSALGAAGLTRVFCEGGGSLAASFLSAGLVDELVGFTAGLALGAEGRPSLGAMGVDRLAEAPRFQLCETRIIGGDVMHRWARA
- the nrdR gene encoding transcriptional regulator NrdR, which gives rise to MRCPFCGNIDTQVKDSRPAEDHVAIRRRRFCPACGGRFTTYERVQLRDLVVIKSNGRREDFDRDKLERSIRIALQKRPVEPERVDQMVSGIVRRLESMGETDIPSKTIGEIVMEALARIDTVAYVRFASVYKNFQEAGDFDKFVSELRPNAPGEE
- a CDS encoding secondary thiamine-phosphate synthase enzyme YjbQ, whose translation is MQTTFSVKTRGPGLYEFTGEVRDWPRGHGDGLLTLFVRHTSCSLLIQENADPDVRTDMEAFLSRLIPPTTDPSMAYLRHTAEGPDDMPAHIKAALLPVSLSIPVQAGRPVLGTWQGIYLYEHRIAPHRREIAAHLHQD
- a CDS encoding U32 family peptidase produces the protein MAVELTLGPNLFHWPAEQKIDFYNRIADESPVSTVYLGEVICSKRTPFFDDKHMDQVAERLTKAGKTVVYASFSEVVIKRERNILMEWSQQEGRDLEVNNTAALLHLKDKPHRIGALLNVYNEDTMAYLAAQGATHFALLPELPRSAVEKLGAKAQELGVGLELQVFGRASLALSARCYHARAHARTKDNCQFVCGEDPDGMVLKTMDDKPFLAINGIQTLSYGYLDMMADMDDMKRIGVTHFRVMPHSCDMIAVTRLYDDVLQGRIGAGEGAARLRELGIDAPFVNGFYHGKSGHEWVAEDLVPA